The Pirellulales bacterium DNA window CGCGTCCGCTCGACCAGCCGCTTTACGTCCTCGGGCCGGGCGACGTTGCACGGCTCGGCGATGGCCTTGCGACCGAGCGCTTTGATCTCGGCCACGGCCTGATCGGCGTCCGCCCTGCGCGAGGCGTAGCTGATCGCCACGTCGGCTCCTTCGCTGGCCAGCCGCAAAGCCGTCGCCCGACCAATGCCGCGCGATCCACCGGTAACCAGCGCCACGCGATTTTGAAATTCTGCCGTCATACGTCGTATCGTCCCATCACGGTTGTGAGCTGTGACCGCAAACCGACGTTCATCTTAATGCCCGGAGCGGTCGACAAGGATCACGCGGACGTCGCAGACGTTCGTATGCGTCGGTCCCGTCTTGATCAGGCCGCCCAGGGGCTCGAAGAAGTGATAGGCGTCGTTGCGGGCGAGAAAATCGGCGATCGACAGTCCGCGCCGGGCCGCCTCGTCGAGCATCGCGCGATCGACCAGTGCGCCCGCGGCGTCGGTCGGCCCATCTTCGCCGTCGGTTCCGCCCGAAACGAGCACGAAATCGCCGCTTCCGGACGGGGCCAGCGACTCGGCGGCTGCCAAAACGAGCTGCTGATTTCGCCCTCCCCTGCCCCGCTCTTCGGCGGGCACCAACTGCACGACCGGCTCGCCGCCGCTCAACAGGCAATCGACGCCCGAGCACGGCCGCGCGATCTCGACCGTCATGGCGGCCAAGCGGCGGCCGACATCCTCGGCAAGCCCCTCGTGCGTTTCGGTCGGCAGGATCCGCGGCCGATAGCCAAGCGCCAAAGCCTCGTGTTCGGCCGCATCAACGGCCGTGGCGTTATTGCCGATCACTAGATTCGTCGCCGGGCAGCCTTCGCCGCGTGCCGGCTCGACGCACTTGGCGCGCAGAAAATCGAACACCGCCGGCGCGATCCCCGCCTCGGCGGCGCGAAACTGTTCGAGCACCGCCAGGGCATCGGCCGGCGTCGCCGGATCGTCGATCGTGGGCCCCGAGGCGATGATGTCGAGCGGGTCGCCCAAGACGTCCGAAATGATCAGCGTGACCAGGTGGCCGGCGTGGCAGGCGCGCCGCAGCCCGCCCCCTTTGATCGCGCTGAGTTGTTTGCGAACTGTGTTTAGCTGGCGGATGTCGGCGCCGGCGGCACTCAGGTGTCTCGTGACCGCTAGCTTGTCGGCGAGCGTAATCCCCTCGGCCGGCGCCGGCAGTAGCGCGCTGCCACCGCCGGAAATCAGCGCGATGCACAAGTCATCAGCCGAGGCCTCGCGCACGAGACGCAGAATCTCCGCGGCTCCGGCCGCCCCTTCAGGCGTCGGCTCATTCTGCCCAGGCTGCCGGGCCGCGTGCAGATGAATTGCCGACAAAGGACGGACGCAATCGGCCGGGACATTTAGCCAGCCGGTAACCTGCTTCTCGGCGAGCAGCTTGGGACCGAGGGCTTCTTCCATTCCCTGCGCCATGCCGGCCCCTGCCTTGCCCGCACCCACGACGATGATGCGGCAAATGCGTGCCAGGTCGAACACCTGGTCGGCGATGCGTAATTGGCCGTTCTCGACGTGTACGGCCTTGCGTACAAGCGTGCGCGAATCGACCGCCGCCACAGCGGCGCGCCAGATAGCAAGCGCGTCCTCGCGCAGATTACGAGCGGGCGGCGGCACGAAGGCTTTCCTGCAAGGAAATCGAGACCGATGGAACCGGTCCCGATTATAGCCCGCCCTTATTGCGGGCGACCGCCGGCCAGGGTTTGCTCCTGGCGTTTGGCGAGCTGGTCACGCGACAGCCGGAGGGCCGCTTCCAGTTGCGGGTCGTTGCCGGCACCGGCCTGCGACACCTCGCCCGAGGTGTCGATCACGGGCTTGGCGACTTGCTGCACCTCGACGTCCGGTTTGACGCCGATGCCGCTGTAGGAGTGGTTCAGCGGCGAGTAGAACTTGGCGGTTGTCAGTCGCAAGCCGGCGTTGGCCTGGTTCAAGGGGAAGATGCCCTGCACCGACCATTTGCCGTAGCTGGTCGAGCCGACGATGATGCCGCGGCGGTGGTCGCGGATGGCTCCGGCCACGATCTCGCTGGCACTGGCGCTATCGCCATCGATCAGCACCACCAGCGGCATCCGCCAGGTGCCATCGGCGTGAGCCGTGTACTTATAGTCCTCTTGCGGGCCGCGACCGCGGGTCGACACGATCACGCCCCCTTCGACGAACTTATCGACCACCTCGACGCTGACCGCCAGCAGGCCGCCCGGGTTGTTACGCAGATCGAGGATCAGGCTCTTCATGCCCAACCGGTGCAAGCGCCACAGTTCGGCGTCCAGCTCGCGGACGGTCGTCTTTTGGAACTGATGCAGCCGCAGGTAGGCCACGCCCGTCGCCGGGTC harbors:
- a CDS encoding S41 family peptidase, whose product is NLPRLPQAQIDRFRREVLDRVAGWQINTRHHARDAVVYIARLGRERLGLNNTVTILEYTCGATSGLDAYSTFLTADQLNEVYSQIEGNFVGLGVELKASDRALLILKVITGSPAEKAGIHAGDRIVAVDGQSTTDLSTDQAANLLQGKEGTFVEVTLIAPDSTNRQLRIRREQIEAPSVDGGRILDPATGVAYLRLHQFQKTTVRELDAELWRLHRLGMKSLILDLRNNPGGLLAVSVEVVDKFVEGGVIVSTRGRGPQEDYKYTAHADGTWRMPLVVLIDGDSASASEIVAGAIRDHRRGIIVGSTSYGKWSVQGIFPLNQANAGLRLTTAKFYSPLNHSYSGIGVKPDVEVQQVAKPVIDTSGEVSQAGAGNDPQLEAALRLSRDQLAKRQEQTLAGGRPQ
- a CDS encoding DUF4147 domain-containing protein; protein product: MPPPARNLREDALAIWRAAVAAVDSRTLVRKAVHVENGQLRIADQVFDLARICRIIVVGAGKAGAGMAQGMEEALGPKLLAEKQVTGWLNVPADCVRPLSAIHLHAARQPGQNEPTPEGAAGAAEILRLVREASADDLCIALISGGGSALLPAPAEGITLADKLAVTRHLSAAGADIRQLNTVRKQLSAIKGGGLRRACHAGHLVTLIISDVLGDPLDIIASGPTIDDPATPADALAVLEQFRAAEAGIAPAVFDFLRAKCVEPARGEGCPATNLVIGNNATAVDAAEHEALALGYRPRILPTETHEGLAEDVGRRLAAMTVEIARPCSGVDCLLSGGEPVVQLVPAEERGRGGRNQQLVLAAAESLAPSGSGDFVLVSGGTDGEDGPTDAAGALVDRAMLDEAARRGLSIADFLARNDAYHFFEPLGGLIKTGPTHTNVCDVRVILVDRSGH